In Desulfotignum phosphitoxidans DSM 13687, a single window of DNA contains:
- a CDS encoding cupin domain-containing protein: protein MKHLIKQFNLAPHPEGGFFREIYRSGQQMWSKTASGDRAAATHIYFLLPQGQVSRFHRVIHDEIWHIYQGDPLRLIEFDGNRVKETRIGSGCPDFTTVVPAGTWQAAASTGTYTLAGCTVAPGFDFTDFSFLTDHPTDLAKLKSLHTGLDPFL, encoded by the coding sequence ATGAAACATCTGATTAAACAATTCAATCTGGCCCCCCACCCGGAAGGCGGGTTCTTCCGGGAAATCTACCGGTCCGGCCAGCAGATGTGGTCTAAAACCGCATCCGGCGACCGGGCCGCTGCCACCCATATCTATTTTCTGCTTCCCCAGGGCCAGGTGAGCCGGTTTCACCGGGTGATCCATGATGAAATCTGGCATATTTACCAGGGAGATCCGTTACGTCTCATTGAATTTGACGGAAACCGGGTGAAAGAAACCCGGATCGGTTCAGGCTGCCCGGATTTTACCACGGTGGTTCCGGCAGGCACCTGGCAGGCCGCCGCCAGCACCGGGACCTACACACTGGCCGGCTGTACCGTGGCACCGGGATTCGACTTCACGGATTTCAGCTTTCTGACGGATCACCCGACGGATCTGGCAAAATTGAAATCCCTTCACACCGGACTGGACCCATTCCTGTAG